Part of the Caloranaerobacter sp. TR13 genome is shown below.
ATCTCTTAATGAAAGCCATTTCGACCCTTTTAAGCTCATTATTTCAAGTATAGGTCCAATATCAGAACCATTTATTAAAATATGGGTGTTAAATCTTTGTGGGTACTCTTTATGTATTTTTTTCTCAAATTTTCTCAAAGTTTCATAACTATTCTCATAACATATAACTAATATTCTTGATTCTTCATAATCTAATATGTTTTTTAATTTTTTATGTCTAACAATATTCTTTTTAACATAATTCGAATATTTATTACCTTCTTCATCTTCTTCTATTAGTAAATCATAACCTTCTTCGTAATGATTTACATGCAAGATTGGATGTAAGCCCATGTTTCTTCCTTTTTTAACAATCTGATGAAAATCTTCCTTTTCTAAATACTTAGTAACTAATACCCTGTCGTCTGATATTCTTCTTATAATATTTCCGTTGTTTGCTAATATCGTTAATTCAATACCTAGTTCTTTTGCAAAATTTTTAGCTGACCAATATCTTCTACCAGTTGCTATTATTATTTCTAATCCTTTTTTAGATAGAGCAGTTAATACTTTTTTGTTCTCTTCTAACATTCTTTTATCATCAGTTAAAAGTGTACCATCTAAATCTATAGCTAATAATTTATAG
Proteins encoded:
- a CDS encoding Cof-type HAD-IIB family hydrolase; protein product: MNYKLLAIDLDGTLLTDDKRMLEENKKVLTALSKKGLEIIIATGRRYWSAKNFAKELGIELTILANNGNIIRRISDDRVLVTKYLEKEDFHQIVKKGRNMGLHPILHVNHYEEGYDLLIEEDEEGNKYSNYVKKNIVRHKKLKNILDYEESRILVICYENSYETLRKFEKKIHKEYPQRFNTHILINGSDIGPILEIMSLKGSKWLSLRDYAKDKGINESQIIAIGDDNNDVEMVAKAGLGIAMKNGTEKVKKAADIITKKTNNEAGVAQVLKEIFKI